The sequence TGGCCCCTGCGGCGACGCTGGCGGGCTGCGACGCGCTGCCTGCCCAGGCGCAGGATCTCCCGGGGGAACCGGCCGCGCGTCCGCGTGCGATCGCCGGCGGCGTAGGCGACCAGGAACCGCATCTTGTCGGCACGCGTGACCCCGTGCGGCAGGTCAGCGAGTTGCGCGAGGTTCTTCGCCCGGCGGCGGCGGGTCAACGGCTTGCGGGCCGACAGACTCTCGAAATCCAGCAGGTAGAAGACCCACCCGTCCGGCTGTTCGGCCGCGAGGAAGTTCTTGGCCGACCAGTCGTCGTGGTAGATGCCCAGGTCGTGCACCCTCCGCAACCACGCGGCAAGCTGGCGGAGCAGGCGCCGCTTGGCCTGGAGCTGGTCGGCGGAGAGCGCGCCGGCGAAGCGTTCGGCGATGAGCCGGTTCAATGGCACGGCTCCCTCCACGTATCGGGTGACCAGGAAGGCGCTCGTGCCGTGACGAAACGCGGCGAGCGCCTCCGGCGCCGACACGCCCTTGCGGGCCAGCAGCGCCGCGCCGCGCCAGGCCCGGCGCGCACGAGAGCCGCGCAGCAGCTCCTTCAGCAGGTCGAGCGGCCCCGAGCGGCGGTACTCCTTCACACACGCCCAGGCATCGCGGCAGGGGACCCGCGTGACGGCGGTCCGTGCGTCCCGCTTCAGAACGCCGCGGCCGGTGGCCAGGGCCGTTCTGTGGGCGACGAGCATCTGCTCGAGTTGCCGGCGGTCGAGCCCGCGCGTCTGCCACACGCGGAGGGCGAGGCGGGTCGCGGGGGAGCTCTCGTGCTGTTCGGAGGAGGCCATCGCGCTCCCGTCCAGGGACCTCATCGCTCCGTCATCTGGTCGAGGGCCTCGAGGGCCTGGTCGCGTGCGGCGGCCGGGGCCTCGCGGTGCGCGCGCTCGAGGGCCTCGCGGCGGTGGCGGTCCCAGAGCTTGGCGTATTTCATGAAAACGCTGTAGGCCGCCAGCGAACAGAGGATCAGGCCGTGCTTGCCGTCGAGGAACCCGTGGCGGAGGACGAACATGCGTAAGAAGCGCCACATCGGGCGCAGCGACAGGTTGGCCCACGTCGCCCGCTTGCCGCGG is a genomic window of Planctomycetota bacterium containing:
- a CDS encoding lipopolysaccharide kinase InaA family protein codes for the protein MASSEQHESSPATRLALRVWQTRGLDRRQLEQMLVAHRTALATGRGVLKRDARTAVTRVPCRDAWACVKEYRRSGPLDLLKELLRGSRARRAWRGAALLARKGVSAPEALAAFRHGTSAFLVTRYVEGAVPLNRLIAERFAGALSADQLQAKRRLLRQLAAWLRRVHDLGIYHDDWSAKNFLAAEQPDGWVFYLLDFESLSARKPLTRRRRAKNLAQLADLPHGVTRADKMRFLVAYAAGDRTRTRGRFPREILRLGRQRVAARQRRRRGQPS